A window from Malania oleifera isolate guangnan ecotype guangnan chromosome 7, ASM2987363v1, whole genome shotgun sequence encodes these proteins:
- the LOC131160127 gene encoding UTP--glucose-1-phosphate uridylyltransferase, whose translation MAAVTLSTSDTEKFSKLSSAVAGLDQISENEKSGFLSLVARYLSGEAQYVEWSKIQTPTEEVVVPYDSLEPTTEDPSKVKALLDKLVVLKLNGGLGTTMGCTGPKSVIEVRNGLTFLDLIVIQIESLNSKYGSNVPLLLMNSFNTHDDTLKIVEKYSNSNINIHTFNQSQYPRLVIDDFLPLACKGQFGKDAWNPPGHGDVFPSLMNSGKLDLFLSQGKEYVFVANSDNLGAVVDLKILNHLIQNKNEYCMEVTPKTLADVKGGTLISYEGKVQLLEIAQVPDEHVNEFKSIEKFKIFNTNNLWVNLKAIKRLVEADALKMEIIPNPKEVNGIKVLQLETAAGAAIKFFDHAIGINVPRSRFLPVKATSDLLLVQADLYTLEDGLVIRNKARSNPVNPSIELGPEFKKVSNFFSRLKSIPSIIYLDSLKVSGDVWFGAGITLKGKVSITAKSGVKLEIPDGAVLENKEINGPDDI comes from the exons ATGGCTGCGGTTACGCTCAGCACTTCCGACACCGAGAAGTTCTCGAAGCTTAGCTCTGCTGTCGCTGGCCTTGATCAAATCAG TGAAAACGAGAAATCTGGATTCTTAAGCCTCGTGGCGCGCTACCTCAG tggCGAAGCGCAATACGTTGAATGGAGTAAGATCCAAACTCCAACCGAAGAGGTGGTGGTTCCTTATGATAGCTTGGAACCTACTACTGAGG ATCCTTCGAAGGTAAAGGCACTTTTGGACAAACTAGTTGTGTTGAAGCTCAATGGAGGCCTGGGGACAACAATGGGTTGCACTGGACCCAA GTCTGTCATTGAAGTTCGAAATGGGTTGACGTTTCTTGACTTAATTGTTATCCAGATTGAG TCTCTTAATTCCAAATATGGGAGTAACGTTCCTCTGCTTCTTATGAATTCATTCAACACTCATGATGATACATTGAAG ATTGTAGAAAAGTACTCCAATTCAAATATTAATATTCATACTTTTAATCAG AGTCAATATCCTCGTTTGGTTATTGATGACTTTTTGCCACTGGCATGCAAAGGACAGTTTGGCAAGGATGCATG GAATCCACCTGGTCATGGTGATGTGTTCCCATCTTTGATGAACAGTGGCAAGCTTGATTTATTTTTGTCTCAG GGCAAGGAGTATGTCTTTGTTGCCAACTCTGATAACTTGGGTGCTGTTGTGGACTTAA AAATCTTAAATCACCTGATCCAAAACAAGAATGAATACTGTATGGAG GTTACCCCCAAAACCTTGGCTGATGTGAAAGGTGGTACTCTCATATCTTATGAAGGAAAAGTTCAG CTTCTGGAAATTGCACAAGTCCCTGATGAACAT GTCAATGAattcaaatcaattgagaagttcaaaattttcaacacAAACAATCT CTGGGTGAACTTGAAGGCAATTAAAAGGCTTGTGGAAGCTGATGCACTTAAAATGGAGATTATACCCAACCCCAAG GAAGTGAATGGGATCAAAGTTCTTCAGCTGGAAACAGCAGCTGGTGCAGCAATAAAG TTTTTTGATCATGCTATTGGTATCAATGTTCCCCGATCTCGGTTCCTTCCAGTGAAGGCTACTTCTGATTTGCTTCTTGTACAG GCTGACCTTTACACATTAGAGGATGGCCTTGTTATCCGAAATAAAGCTCGATCAAATCCTGTAAATCCTTCCATTGAACTGGGTCCTGAATTCAAGAAG GTCAGCAACTTTTTCAGCCGCCTCAAGTCGATCCCTAGCATTATTTATCTTGATAGCCTTAAAGTGTCTGGTGATGTATGGTTTGGTGCTGGCATCACTCTCAAG GGCAAGGTGAGCATTACGGCAAAATCTGGAGTGAAGTTGGAAATTCCTGACGGAGCTGTACTTGAGAACAAg GAAATCAATGGCCCTGATGACATTTGA